A window from Schistosoma haematobium chromosome 1, whole genome shotgun sequence encodes these proteins:
- a CDS encoding hypothetical protein (EggNog:ENOG410V8VT~COG:G) produces MEESSSMYSYFSWSLELFGILSLYSSVVIPFVLLSSYFRNRYKLHISNDSTGSWHAKAMYICFVPDVYSIEHVQNEVDLPIPIVMSTTRHGLHSKLTCLECIDSYLHFNRSTSSRTSKQYYILLAFCFFGLQSSYLLWGVLQERIMTKMYDNERFKNPQYLVFCNRAMALIILIPLHFLHIGLLVNPWKKGQKAPFIEFAYASISNVISSWCQYEALIYISFPSQVILKACKVLPVMFMGRFIQKKLYSWQEYFTAAIICLGMVMFFYTNPEQTQLPNEKIDNTQFLLSFSGYLLIIGYIVCDSFTSNWQDYMFQTYKLTSLQVMAGVNIWSIFLTLISLIVHGELISSILFGLNRPKFIFDVLTSSLCSAFGQLFIFLTLSQFGAATFVLIMTLRLGLSMILSCIIFSHELHPIAICGVVVVFFGLFSKMFLRQKKPLSLETCGIPGGK; encoded by the exons ATGGAGGAATCTTCGTCTATGTACAGCTATTTCTCGTGGTCTTTGGAGTTGTTTGGAATTTTATCATTATATTCATCGGTTGTAATCCCGTTTGTTTTGCTGAGTAGCTACTTCAGGAACAGATACAAATTGCACATTTCCAACG ACAGCACGGGTTCTTGGCATGCAAAAGCGATGTACATATGTTTCGTACCTGACGTTTATTCTATAGAACACGTTCAGAATGAGGTGGATCTACCGATCCCGATAGTTATGTCTACAACGCGACACGGACTGCATTCAAAGCTGACATGCTTGGAATGCATCGATTCCTATCTACATTTCAATCGTAGTACCTCTAGCAGGACTTCGAAACAATACTATATATTATTGGCATTTTGCTTTTTTGGTCTACAATCATCCTACTTGTTATGGGGAGTATTACAA GAGAGAATTATGACCAAAATGTATGACAATGAGAGGTTTAAAAATCCACAGTATCTTGTTTTCTGTAATCGTGCAATGGCATTAATTATTTTGATACCTCTACACTTTCTACATATTGGGTTACTTGTTAACCCTTGGAAAAAAGGTCAAAAAGCTCCCTTCATCGAGTTTGCATATGCTTCTATCAGTAATGTGATCAGTAGCTGGTGTCAGTATGAGGCCCTCATTTATATTTCCTTTCCTAGCCAG GTTATTCTTAAAGCCTGCAAGGTTTTACCAGTAATGTTTATGGGTAGATTTATTCAAAAGAAACTGTATAGTTGGCAAGAATATTTTACAGCTG CTATTATTTGTTTGGGTATGGTTATGTTTTTTTACACTAATCCTGAACAAACTCAACTTCCAAATGAAAAGATTGATAATACTCAATTTCTATTATCATTTAGTGGATATCTATTGATTATTGGCTATATTGTTTGCGATTCCTTCACATCAAATTGGCAAGATTATATGTTTCAAACATATAAACTCACTTCTTTACAA GTAATGGCTGGTGTCAATATTTGGTCTATATTTCTCACTTTAATCTCATTAATTGTACATGGTGAATTAATTTCAAGTATACTATTTGGATTAAATCGTCCTAAATTTATTTTCGATGTTCTAACATCATCATTATGTTCAGCATTTGGTCAATTGTTCATTTTCCTTACTTTGTCTCAATTTGGAGCGGCCACATTTGTATTAATCATGACATTAAGACTTGGTCTATCTATGATACTTTCATGTATTATTTTCTCTCATGAATTACATCCGATTGCTATATGTGGTGTAGTGGTTGTTTTCTTtggtttattttcaaaaatgtttTTGCGTCAGAAAAAACCTCTTTCACTGGAAACTTGTGGTATACCTGGTGGTAAGTGA